The Oscillospiraceae bacterium genome contains the following window.
TCGATCTGTCCATAGAAAAAGGGGAATTCTGCTGTATCGTCGGTCAGTCCGGCAGCGGCAAATCCACCCTGCTGAACCAGCTGGCCGGGCTGGAAAAGCCGACCTCGGGCAAGGTGTTCATCGGCAGGCATGAGATCAGCGCCATGACCGAGAACGAGCTGGCCGCGTTCCGCCAGCAGCATCTGGGGTTCATCTTCCAAAGCTACAATCTGCTGCCCACCATGACGGCGGCCGAAAATGTGGCCCTGCCGCTTATGTTCAAGGGCGTGGACAAAAAAACACGGCTGGCCCGCGCCCGCAGGGAACTGAAGGCCATGGGCCTTTTGGGCCGCGCCAACCACCTGCCGACCGAGATGAGCGGCGGCCAGCAGCAGCGTGTCGGCATTGCCCGCGCATTCGTCAGCAGCCCCAAGGTCATTTTTGCCGACGAGCCGACCGGCAACCTCGACTCCCGCACCAGCAAGCAGGTGCTGTACCGGATGCTGGAGCTGTCCAAAAACAACCATGTCACCTTCGTCATGGTCACGCATGAGCCGGAGCTGGCCGAATGTGCCGACCGCATCGTGACGATATTGGACGGCAAGGTCTGCTCCAATGTCGTGCAGGACGAGGAGACAAAGAAGAAAAACCGCGATGCCCTGTTTGCCGATCTGGAAGGGAATCTGGATATTGGCGGAGAGGCGGCGAAGGAACAGTCCGCAAAAAAGCCTTCCCCCAAGGGGGAAGGTGCCCGCAGGGCGGATGAGGGGCAGTGTTCCCGCAGCAGCCCCGCAAAAGAGGAATAACGGCAGGCTTGCCCCTCATCAGTCACCTTCGGTGACAGCTTCCCCCTCAGGGGAAGCCTTTTGGGGGACGCCTATGTTAAAAAATTTGGAGGTACCACACTTGAAACGACTATTCACCTTACTTACCGCCCTGCTACTTGCGACGGCGCTCTGCGCACCGGTGCTGGCGGACGATGCCGCCGTGACCGACCCGACGCCCGAACCGACGCCCACCCCGACTGCCTCCATCGACACGAGCAACTCGGACGGCGTCTATGTGTCGGCCTACACCGTCACCAACGCAGCAGGCGGAGAGGTCACGACCGTTGAGGTCGGCGACAGGATCAACCTTGTGCTGAAGGTCGTTGACCACGCCTCGGCCCGGTACTGCGTCAAGCCGGAGGAGATCTCCGCGCGCATCAACTCCGCCGTGTTCACCTACACCGGCACCGGCGAGATTGGCCAGCTGTTCGACAGCAACGACGACCCCAACGCCACCCGCCTGCAGAATGTCCGCAACGGCTCTGCCACCGCAGAAGAGATTGCCCAGAACGCGCAGTACAACTACTACAGCTACGTCCTTTTGTTCCGCGATGTCATCTACAACGGCGGCGGCAATACCGTGCCGATCAACCTTTCTTATCTGGATACCTCGAAGCCGCTGCAGCAGTTCAGCGTGACGATCGGCCAGTGCGTGGACAAGGACCAGACCACCTCGCCGAATCTGCTCGTCCGCACCTCCAGCTATGGGGACAGCGTCATTGCCGGCACGCCGTTCACCCTCTCGCTCGGCCTTTACGCCACGGACGGCAATGAGAATTTAAACGATGTCATCGTCTCGCTGACCCTGCCGGAGAATATCCTGCTCAACAGCGGCAGCCTTTCCAACTATGTCGGCACCATCGCCGCCAAGCAGACCCGCGATGTCACCTTTGAGGTCATGCCCTCGGCCGGGTTTACCGGCACGGTGGCCAACATCACCGTCAACATGACCGGCACAGGCTCGATCACCGGCAAGGAGGTCAGCGGCACAACGACGATCTCGGTCCCCGTCAGCCAGCCCAACCGGTTTGAGGTCGGCCAGCTGGAGCTGTCCAGCGATACGATCTATGTCGGCGATACCGGCAGCGTCTCCCTCACCTATGTCAACAAGGGCAAAAACCCCGTCAGCAACCTTGAGGCACGCCTGACCGGCACCAATCTGGGCGCGGGCAGCTACCAGTACCTCGGCAACCTGAACGCCGGCACCGAGGGCAGCGTGGATTTTGACATCACCCCCGATGCTGCGGGCGCGGTCAGCGGCATCATCACGCTGAGCTATGAGGATGCCTCCGGCAACCCGCAGACCGTCTCCAAGGACTTTTCCGTCAGCGCCGAGGAGATGAGCATGGACGACTTCTATGACCCCTCGATGGACGATATGCAGCCCGAGCAGACCGGTATGCCGGTCTGGGCGTGGGTGCTGATCGGCGTCTGCGGCGCGGTAGTCGTTGTGGTAATTATCGTGGTTGTGGTCCGCAAGCGCAAGAAGGCCAAGGCACTGGCCGCACTGGAAGCAGAGGACAGCGATGAAGATCTCTGATGAAATCAGCCTGTCGGCGCGCAACCTGCTGCGCCGCAAGGGCCGCACGGCACTTACGCTGGTGGGTGTTGTCATCGGCACCTGCATGGTCGTGCTGATGATCTCGCTGGGCATTGCCCAGACCAAAACGAATGAGGAAATGCTGCAGAGCTGGGGCGACCTGACCCAGGTGCAGATCTACGGCTACGGTATGATGCAGGGCAGCGACGGCAAGCCGCTGTATCTGGACGATGCCGCAATCGCCAACATCAAGCAGATTCCCCATGTGGCGGCGGCAACGCCCTACGCACAGGGGTACAATCTGGAGGGCACCATCACGGCGGGCCGCAACGACCGCTACACGATGGACATTTCCAATCTGATCGGCATCGACCCCACCGCGCTGGAGCCGATGGGCTTTACCCTGCAGAGCGGCAGCTGGCCGACCAACACCCCCGCCAGCGAGAAGGCCACCAAGCTGCAGGTGCTGGTGGGCGCGTCCACGGGATACAACTTTGAGGACTCCCGCAAGAGCTACAACAGCCCCAAGCGCTACCGTTACGAGGGCCAGACCGATGCCTCCGGCAAGGAGCTGCCGCCTTTTGTGGACATCGACAAGGACAAGATGACCCTGACCATCAAGACCGGCGAAGGCTCGACCGAAAAAAGCCGCAGCTGGCAGCTGGAGATCGTGGGCGTGCTGACGCCTGACGGCGCCAAGGGCTACTGGACCCAGTCCGGTGTTGTGCTGCGCATACAGGATATGCAGATGCTGCAAAAGGTCTACTGCGACCTGACCAAAACCAAGCTTGAGGAGAAAAGCTACGAGCAGGTCTATGTCAAGGTCGATGACCTCTCCTATGTGACGGATGTGGAAAACGCCATCCATGAGCTGGGGTTCACCAACACCTACTCGATGAACCAGCAGCGCGAGGAGATGCAGAAGCAGGTCATGAAGAGCCAGATGATCTTTGGCGGCATTGCGGCGGTCTCGCTGCTGGTGGCGGCCATCAACATCATCAACACCATGACAATGGCCATCTATGAGCGCACCCGTGAGATCGGCGTCATGAAGGTGCTGGGCTGCGAGCTGGGCAACATCCGCACGATGTTCCTGCTCGAAAGCTCGACCATCGGCTTCAT
Protein-coding sequences here:
- a CDS encoding ABC transporter ATP-binding protein, with translation MAPIIHTEKLRKVYAVGKERVIALNNVDLSIEKGEFCCIVGQSGSGKSTLLNQLAGLEKPTSGKVFIGRHEISAMTENELAAFRQQHLGFIFQSYNLLPTMTAAENVALPLMFKGVDKKTRLARARRELKAMGLLGRANHLPTEMSGGQQQRVGIARAFVSSPKVIFADEPTGNLDSRTSKQVLYRMLELSKNNHVTFVMVTHEPELAECADRIVTILDGKVCSNVVQDEETKKKNRDALFADLEGNLDIGGEAAKEQSAKKPSPKGEGARRADEGQCSRSSPAKEE
- a CDS encoding ABC transporter permease, translated to MKISDEISLSARNLLRRKGRTALTLVGVVIGTCMVVLMISLGIAQTKTNEEMLQSWGDLTQVQIYGYGMMQGSDGKPLYLDDAAIANIKQIPHVAAATPYAQGYNLEGTITAGRNDRYTMDISNLIGIDPTALEPMGFTLQSGSWPTNTPASEKATKLQVLVGASTGYNFEDSRKSYNSPKRYRYEGQTDASGKELPPFVDIDKDKMTLTIKTGEGSTEKSRSWQLEIVGVLTPDGAKGYWTQSGVVLRIQDMQMLQKVYCDLTKTKLEEKSYEQVYVKVDDLSYVTDVENAIHELGFTNTYSMNQQREEMQKQVMKSQMIFGGIAAVSLLVAAINIINTMTMAIYERTREIGVMKVLGCELGNIRTMFLLESSTIGFIGGLIGLIISLIASFVLNHLSVLGQGFDLSGMMGGGYYMGGDGSAAISIIPPWLMLAALVFATLVGLVAGILPANKAVKISALEAIRHD